In Anaeromicrobium sediminis, one genomic interval encodes:
- the thiM gene encoding hydroxyethylthiazole kinase: MLNNEFEKAFSLLKSNSPLVHHITNYVTAHICADMTLAIGASPVMADAIEEVEEMVSMSSSLVINIGTLNERTVKSMIKAGKKANECGTPVILDPVGAGATTFRYETTKKLIEEIDFAIIKGNLSEIKTIAGLSTKSRGVDSIDMDSNSHNIARELAKKLNCVIVITGQEDIVSDGETTLVLKNGTPLLGSITGTGCMSASLIGSFVGVGLSPLTSASLAILTMCISGEIAARRLSNDSGSKSFKTYLIDAVYNMEYDTISKEMNVEYV; this comes from the coding sequence ATGCTTAATAATGAATTTGAAAAGGCATTTTCACTACTAAAAAGTAATTCACCATTAGTTCATCACATAACTAACTATGTGACGGCCCATATTTGTGCTGATATGACCTTGGCTATAGGAGCATCTCCCGTTATGGCAGATGCCATAGAAGAGGTAGAAGAAATGGTTAGTATGAGTAGTTCTTTAGTAATAAATATAGGAACTTTAAATGAAAGAACTGTAAAATCCATGATAAAAGCAGGAAAAAAAGCCAATGAATGTGGAACTCCTGTAATTTTAGATCCAGTAGGAGCAGGAGCTACTACCTTTAGATACGAAACTACAAAAAAATTAATAGAAGAAATAGATTTTGCTATCATAAAGGGAAACCTATCTGAAATAAAGACCATAGCAGGTCTTAGTACAAAATCTCGTGGTGTAGATTCTATAGATATGGATTCTAATTCCCACAATATTGCAAGAGAATTAGCTAAAAAACTAAATTGTGTAATTGTCATTACAGGACAAGAAGATATAGTATCTGATGGTGAAACTACCTTAGTATTAAAAAATGGTACTCCCCTTCTTGGGTCCATTACAGGAACAGGATGTATGAGTGCTTCTTTAATAGGATCTTTTGTAGGGGTTGGTCTATCCCCTTTAACTAGTGCTTCCCTTGCCATTTTAACCATGTGTATTAGCGGAGAAATTGCAGCTAGACGCCTCTCTAATGATTCTGGTTCTAAGTCCTTTAAAACATATTTAATAGACGCCGTATACAATATGGAATATGATACAATTTCTAAGGAGATGAATGTGGAATATGTATAA
- a CDS encoding methyl-accepting chemotaxis protein — protein MKFTIKTKVIILVLALTIIPLSILGTTSYVKAKTSLEEQFKNSMEALNNDIKESTQNYFEGYTHGIEMISKNVDAEQILIHPEYEPFLMELFEDYISSYKDASQIYMGTIDGNFRIYPKVDMGNDYDPRVRPWYKKAVEKQTTIFTDIYRDVVSGKLAISCAAPVYESADKNKLVGVVAITMPIDKLSEKVSAIKVGEKGYPYILDSNGNFITHKNSELIGKEIHVPEIKEILKGSLEAGIVDYEWKETDGTISKKFSAYKKMPEFGWTVLSAMYMDEIHDETKGILINSGLIGIIIFIIASGAGILFAGKMTNNVKTILDTMDKVKDGDFTAKLNIKSSDEIGLMADSFNVMIENVKGLLVDAKQVSEEVSGAAMSLAATSEEVSASSDEVARSVEEIATGASEQAGDAEEGARLASNLDDKFSKLANNTEIMSKNANEAMDINIEGVSVVKELKEKTNLNNQSINKIESAIKQLSEKSNHIENILETIRSISEQTNLLALNASIEAARAGEAGKGFAVVAEEIRKLAEGSSTATDEIKGIVDAIQQENKNTVEIMNEVKNISLDQTKSVQDVNNAFEKISKSIDIITNEIEDVSKYVVEVIQDKDLIVKSIENISAVSEETAAASQQVNASVQQQVTTIEEVAESAQRLNELSLQLNNQIDKFKI, from the coding sequence ATGAAATTTACAATTAAAACCAAAGTAATTATTCTAGTTTTAGCACTAACAATAATACCTCTTTCAATTTTAGGAACCACATCTTATGTAAAAGCAAAAACATCATTGGAAGAACAATTCAAAAATTCTATGGAGGCCTTAAATAACGACATAAAGGAATCCACTCAAAACTATTTTGAAGGATATACACATGGTATTGAAATGATTAGTAAAAATGTTGATGCAGAACAGATACTAATTCATCCTGAATACGAACCTTTTTTGATGGAATTATTTGAAGATTACATAAGCAGTTATAAGGACGCTTCTCAAATATACATGGGAACTATCGATGGTAATTTTAGAATTTATCCTAAAGTAGATATGGGAAATGATTATGATCCTAGGGTAAGACCTTGGTACAAAAAGGCCGTGGAAAAGCAAACTACTATTTTTACAGATATATATAGGGATGTAGTTAGTGGAAAGCTTGCAATTTCATGTGCAGCTCCAGTTTATGAAAGTGCAGATAAAAATAAATTGGTTGGTGTAGTGGCTATAACAATGCCAATAGATAAATTATCTGAAAAAGTAAGTGCTATAAAAGTAGGAGAAAAAGGATATCCATATATACTAGATTCTAATGGAAATTTTATTACACATAAAAATAGTGAATTAATCGGAAAAGAAATACATGTACCTGAAATAAAAGAGATTTTAAAGGGAAGTTTAGAAGCAGGAATTGTAGATTATGAATGGAAAGAAACTGATGGGACTATATCCAAAAAGTTTTCTGCATATAAAAAAATGCCAGAGTTTGGGTGGACCGTTTTATCTGCAATGTACATGGATGAAATTCATGATGAGACGAAAGGTATATTAATTAATAGTGGATTAATAGGAATAATTATATTTATAATAGCATCAGGTGCAGGTATACTATTTGCAGGGAAGATGACAAATAATGTAAAAACTATATTGGATACTATGGATAAAGTGAAAGATGGAGATTTCACTGCAAAATTAAATATAAAATCAAGTGATGAAATTGGTTTAATGGCAGATAGCTTTAATGTTATGATAGAAAATGTGAAAGGCCTTTTAGTAGATGCAAAGCAGGTGAGTGAAGAAGTATCAGGAGCAGCAATGAGCTTAGCGGCTACATCGGAAGAAGTTAGTGCATCAAGTGATGAAGTAGCAAGATCAGTTGAAGAAATAGCAACAGGTGCTAGCGAACAAGCAGGGGATGCAGAAGAAGGGGCTAGGCTTGCATCTAATTTAGATGATAAATTTAGTAAATTAGCAAATAATACTGAAATCATGTCTAAAAATGCAAATGAAGCAATGGACATAAATATAGAAGGTGTTAGTGTAGTAAAAGAACTTAAAGAAAAAACCAATTTGAATAATCAATCTATTAATAAAATAGAATCAGCAATAAAACAATTAAGTGAAAAATCTAATCATATTGAAAATATACTAGAAACAATAAGATCTATATCAGAGCAGACAAATTTATTGGCACTGAATGCATCTATAGAGGCAGCAAGAGCAGGAGAAGCTGGAAAGGGCTTTGCAGTAGTAGCTGAAGAGATAAGAAAACTTGCTGAAGGTTCAAGTACTGCAACGGATGAAATAAAAGGAATAGTAGATGCCATTCAGCAGGAAAACAAGAACACAGTTGAGATTATGAACGAAGTAAAAAATATTTCATTAGATCAGACAAAGTCTGTACAAGATGTAAACAATGCATTTGAAAAAATATCAAAATCAATAGATATTATTACAAATGAAATAGAGGATGTTAGCAAATATGTTGTTGAGGTAATACAAGATAAGGATTTAATCGTTAAATCCATAGAAAATATTTCAGCAGTATCAGAAGAAACTGCTGCAGCATCTCAACAAGTTAATGCATCTGTTCAGCAGCAAGTTACCACCATTGAAGAGGTTGCTGAAAGTGCCCAAAGGCTAAATGAACTTTCTTTACAACTTAATAATCAAATAGATAAATTTAAAATATAA
- a CDS encoding GerAB/ArcD/ProY family transporter, giving the protein MKEHLTNSQISFIIFGVIVGYGIMPLTKDIVEKSGTGGWFALLIAIVIAIIFTYIFTYLGYVHENKTIDEYSEVLTGKFITYIFISIYIIYYFFAFTITTRIVSEAVKLSILIKTPIWTLNLLIFLISYYAVIKGLKSIARLCEIYGVVIIIGLLVTIVSLFTQGKLINLQPFFVVEDIKTYFKAIPVTIGPLMGMELIGIIPLHRKINNKKIFKYTVFMVAFIGILYILEVEACVTIMGHSVIHYKAALLAAVRRTEIKAFEFLSRLDGIVIAFWLMSVFCTITLWAYGTVFFIHKYCRKMKFNRVAFIVIALSFIVSMIPKTINQAEEVYKYIGYMGFVAAGVIPIILLIITKIKKYDIKS; this is encoded by the coding sequence TTGAAAGAACACCTTACTAATAGTCAAATTTCATTTATAATTTTCGGTGTAATTGTAGGGTACGGCATTATGCCCCTTACTAAAGATATTGTAGAAAAATCAGGAACAGGAGGATGGTTTGCCTTATTAATTGCAATAGTAATAGCTATTATTTTCACATATATATTTACATATCTTGGATATGTTCATGAAAATAAAACAATAGATGAGTATAGTGAGGTATTAACTGGAAAATTTATAACATATATATTCATCAGTATATACATTATATATTATTTTTTTGCATTTACTATTACAACAAGAATAGTTAGCGAAGCAGTTAAGCTTAGCATTTTAATAAAAACACCTATATGGACATTGAATTTACTTATATTTTTAATTTCGTACTATGCAGTAATAAAAGGATTGAAAAGTATTGCAAGGCTTTGTGAAATATATGGTGTGGTCATTATTATAGGGCTTTTAGTTACAATTGTATCCTTATTTACGCAAGGCAAATTAATCAATTTGCAACCCTTTTTTGTTGTAGAAGATATAAAGACATATTTTAAAGCAATTCCAGTGACAATAGGCCCATTAATGGGGATGGAATTAATTGGTATAATACCTCTTCATAGAAAAATAAATAATAAAAAAATATTTAAATATACAGTTTTTATGGTAGCTTTCATAGGAATTCTTTATATACTTGAAGTGGAAGCTTGTGTGACTATCATGGGACATTCCGTTATACATTATAAAGCTGCATTGCTGGCTGCAGTACGAAGAACCGAAATTAAGGCTTTTGAATTCTTAAGCAGACTGGATGGTATTGTTATAGCATTTTGGTTAATGTCTGTATTTTGTACAATTACCCTATGGGCATATGGGACAGTTTTTTTTATTCATAAATATTGTAGGAAGATGAAATTTAATCGTGTTGCATTCATTGTGATTGCTTTGTCTTTTATTGTATCAATGATTCCAAAAACTATAAATCAAGCGGAGGAAGTTTATAAGTATATAGGATATATGGGGTTCGTAGCCGCAGGAGTTATACCAATCATATTACTTATAATTACAAAGATAAAAAAATATGATATAAAATCTTAA
- a CDS encoding M3 family oligoendopeptidase, whose amino-acid sequence MKFADMKYKRPNMEELKNTFNKLLLSFEEAHDFETENKLLLEINNLRVEFESMEQIVYIRHTINTKEEFYEKEQEFFDENKPEYDDLVSKFYKTLMKSNNIEELKDKWGEQLFTIASLTIDTFSEDIIDDLKEENKLMSEYTKVLAAASINFNGEVCNLSQMRPYQMNEDRNTRKEANEAKYEFFEENEEKLDTIYDNLVRVRTNIAKKLGYENFTHLGYKRMLRSDYTPEMVATFREEVLKYIVPFCTELREMQRKELGVNKLKYYDELITFKDGNANLAGDPEYILKMGERMYNELSPETKIFFKDMVEKNCMDLLSKKGKSPGGYCTYIGSFNMPYIFSNFNGTIDDVDVLTHEAGHAFQVYESREYDLVEYKFPTLDACEIHSMSMEFLTWPWMNLFFGEEADKYRYGHLINSILFIPYGVLVDEFQHIIYNNPQMNPVERKRAWRELEKKYLPHRDYENNQFLERGSYWYQQGHIFKNPFYYIDYTLAQICAFQFWSKANKNRQEAWQDYINLCKRGGSLSFLKLVKSATLKSPFERGVIEPIVQEIKNWIDKK is encoded by the coding sequence GTGAAATTTGCAGATATGAAATATAAAAGACCTAATATGGAAGAACTTAAAAATACATTTAATAAATTATTGTTAAGCTTTGAGGAAGCTCATGACTTTGAAACTGAGAATAAATTATTGTTGGAAATTAATAATTTAAGAGTTGAATTTGAATCCATGGAACAAATTGTATATATTAGGCATACCATAAACACAAAGGAAGAATTCTATGAAAAGGAACAGGAATTCTTTGATGAGAATAAACCTGAGTATGACGATTTAGTTTCAAAATTTTATAAGACTTTAATGAAATCGAATAACATTGAAGAATTAAAGGATAAATGGGGAGAACAGTTATTCACCATAGCCAGTCTGACCATAGATACCTTTAGTGAAGACATAATAGATGACTTAAAAGAAGAAAATAAACTTATGAGTGAATACACTAAAGTATTGGCCGCAGCTTCCATTAATTTCAATGGTGAAGTATGTAATTTATCTCAAATGAGACCTTATCAAATGAATGAGGATAGAAATACAAGAAAAGAAGCCAATGAAGCCAAATATGAGTTTTTTGAAGAAAATGAAGAAAAATTAGACACTATCTATGATAATTTAGTTAGGGTAAGAACTAACATAGCTAAAAAATTAGGCTATGAAAATTTTACTCACTTAGGATATAAAAGAATGTTAAGATCCGATTATACTCCTGAGATGGTGGCCACATTTAGGGAGGAAGTATTAAAATATATAGTGCCCTTTTGTACTGAATTAAGAGAAATGCAAAGAAAAGAATTAGGTGTAAATAAATTAAAGTACTATGATGAATTAATCACCTTTAAAGATGGTAATGCAAATTTAGCCGGAGACCCAGAGTATATACTTAAAATGGGAGAGAGAATGTATAATGAATTATCTCCTGAAACGAAAATATTTTTTAAAGATATGGTAGAAAAAAATTGTATGGATTTACTTAGCAAAAAAGGAAAATCACCTGGAGGATATTGTACTTACATAGGCAGTTTTAATATGCCTTATATATTCTCAAACTTTAATGGAACTATAGATGATGTGGATGTATTAACTCATGAAGCTGGTCATGCTTTTCAAGTTTATGAGAGTAGAGAATATGATTTAGTAGAATATAAGTTTCCAACCCTAGATGCATGTGAAATCCATTCCATGAGCATGGAATTTTTAACTTGGCCTTGGATGAATCTGTTTTTTGGAGAAGAAGCTGACAAATATAGATATGGTCATTTAATAAATTCCATATTATTCATACCATATGGTGTATTAGTTGACGAATTTCAGCATATAATATATAACAACCCACAGATGAATCCTGTGGAAAGAAAAAGAGCTTGGAGAGAATTGGAAAAAAAATATTTACCCCATAGGGATTATGAAAATAATCAATTCTTAGAAAGGGGTTCATATTGGTATCAACAGGGTCATATATTTAAAAATCCATTTTACTATATTGACTACACATTGGCACAAATATGTGCATTCCAATTCTGGTCAAAGGCTAATAAAAACAGACAAGAAGCATGGCAAGACTATATAAACCTATGTAAACGTGGTGGAAGTTTGTCTTTCTTAAAGCTAGTTAAAAGCGCCACATTAAAAAGTCCCTTTGAAAGGGGTGTAATAGAACCTATTGTACAGGAAATCAAAAACTGGATAGATAAAAAATAA
- the thiD gene encoding bifunctional hydroxymethylpyrimidine kinase/phosphomethylpyrimidine kinase, with the protein MKHCLTIAGSDSCGGAGIQADLKAFSALETYGMSVITAITAQNTQGVFATQNIDPEIVSKQIEVLFDDIKIDAIKIGMVSTIDIIEAISKSLKKFSLPKLVVDPVMISKSGFDLLKKESKDALVKELFPIAYIITPNLLEAQDILGYEIKTVEDMKKAAKDLHKLGPENVLVKGGHLEGDAIDVLYDGENYHIFEEKRIDCIHTHGTGCTLSSAIAAHLAKGFDLVDAVKYSKDYISTAIAHGISIGKGVGPTNHFYNLYNKKEE; encoded by the coding sequence TTGAAACATTGTTTAACCATTGCCGGGTCTGATTCCTGTGGTGGAGCTGGAATTCAGGCAGATTTAAAGGCTTTTAGTGCCCTTGAAACTTACGGTATGAGTGTTATTACAGCCATAACAGCTCAAAATACCCAGGGAGTTTTTGCAACTCAAAACATTGATCCTGAAATAGTGTCTAAACAAATTGAAGTATTATTTGATGACATAAAAATAGATGCTATAAAGATAGGTATGGTATCTACTATAGATATTATAGAAGCCATATCTAAATCCCTTAAAAAATTTTCTTTACCTAAATTAGTAGTTGATCCAGTTATGATATCTAAAAGTGGCTTTGATTTATTAAAAAAAGAATCAAAGGACGCTTTAGTAAAGGAACTTTTCCCTATTGCCTACATAATCACACCAAATTTACTTGAAGCACAGGATATATTAGGTTATGAGATTAAAACTGTAGAAGACATGAAAAAAGCTGCAAAGGATCTTCATAAGCTAGGACCTGAAAATGTTTTAGTAAAGGGTGGTCACTTAGAAGGTGATGCCATAGACGTTCTCTATGACGGAGAAAACTATCATATATTTGAAGAAAAACGTATAGATTGTATTCATACCCATGGTACGGGTTGTACTTTATCTTCAGCCATAGCTGCCCATTTAGCTAAGGGATTTGATTTGGTAGATGCAGTTAAATACTCTAAAGATTATATTTCTACTGCCATTGCCCATGGAATATCAATTGGAAAGGGAGTAGGTCCTACTAATCACTTCTACAATCTATATAATAAAAAGGAGGAGTAA
- the asnA gene encoding aspartate--ammonia ligase, translating into MYKLFVPEEYTPVLDVIETEVAIKKVKDFFERALAEELNLTRVSAPLFVAPETGTNDDLNGIERAVGFDVKGIGGKEVQIVHSLAKWKRMALYRYGFEEATGLYTDMNAIRRDEELTNLHSIYVDQWDWEKIIKKEDRTEEKLKEIVSGIYRVFKATEDFVGEEVYDDYEKFLPEEIFFVTAQELEDMYPEFTSKERETAICKKHKAVFIMKIGGDLKSGEKHDGRAPDYDDWELNGDIVFWNPILESAFELSSMGIRVDEESLERQLTISGCEDKKELQYHRMLLDKELPYTVGGGIGQSRICMFFLRKAHIGEVQASIWPVEMMLACERANIQLL; encoded by the coding sequence ATGTATAAACTATTTGTACCAGAAGAATACACACCAGTATTAGATGTTATTGAAACAGAGGTAGCTATTAAGAAAGTGAAAGATTTCTTTGAAAGAGCATTAGCTGAGGAATTAAACTTAACTAGAGTATCAGCACCATTATTTGTAGCACCAGAGACGGGAACAAATGATGATTTAAATGGAATAGAAAGAGCCGTAGGATTTGATGTGAAGGGAATTGGAGGAAAGGAAGTTCAAATAGTTCATTCCTTAGCAAAATGGAAGAGAATGGCTTTATATAGATATGGATTTGAAGAAGCAACTGGACTATATACAGATATGAATGCAATAAGAAGAGATGAAGAGCTTACTAACTTACATTCTATCTATGTAGATCAATGGGATTGGGAAAAGATAATTAAAAAGGAAGACAGAACTGAAGAAAAATTAAAGGAAATTGTAAGCGGTATCTATAGAGTATTCAAAGCTACAGAAGATTTCGTAGGAGAAGAAGTATATGATGATTATGAAAAGTTTTTACCAGAAGAGATATTCTTTGTAACAGCTCAAGAACTAGAAGATATGTATCCAGAATTTACATCAAAGGAAAGGGAGACTGCTATTTGTAAAAAGCATAAAGCTGTATTCATTATGAAGATTGGTGGAGATTTAAAATCAGGAGAGAAACACGATGGCCGTGCTCCAGATTATGATGACTGGGAATTAAACGGAGATATAGTTTTCTGGAACCCAATACTTGAGTCTGCATTTGAATTATCTTCAATGGGAATAAGAGTTGATGAGGAATCTTTAGAAAGACAGTTAACCATATCTGGATGTGAAGATAAAAAAGAATTACAATACCACAGAATGTTATTAGATAAGGAATTACCATATACAGTAGGTGGTGGAATTGGTCAATCAAGAATTTGTATGTTCTTCTTAAGAAAGGCCCATATAGGAGAAGTTCAAGCATCAATTTGGCCAGTTGAAATGATGCTTGCATGTGAAAGAGCAAACATTCAATTATTATAA
- the thiE gene encoding thiamine phosphate synthase, translated as MYNLDDKKLYLVTDMFNFSFQELLQRVEKAIEGGCTIVQIREKSASSREFYERAMEMKELCEKHGALFIVNDRIDIALAVDAHGIHLGQSDLSIDIAKKILGKDKIIGISANNIEDAKEAEEKGAHYIGVGAIFPTTTKNDAQHVDLNTLYHIQSHINIPIYAIGGINLDNACEISNKKIHGIAISSCILKANCPKEASSTLKKLF; from the coding sequence ATGTATAATCTAGATGATAAAAAACTATATTTAGTAACGGACATGTTTAATTTTTCCTTTCAGGAACTTTTACAAAGGGTTGAAAAGGCCATAGAAGGAGGATGCACCATAGTTCAAATCAGAGAAAAGTCTGCAAGTTCAAGGGAATTTTATGAAAGGGCTATGGAGATGAAAGAACTATGTGAAAAACACGGTGCTCTTTTCATAGTAAATGATAGGATAGATATTGCTTTAGCTGTTGATGCCCACGGCATTCACCTAGGACAAAGTGATTTATCTATAGACATTGCAAAAAAAATTCTTGGTAAAGATAAAATCATAGGTATTTCTGCCAATAACATTGAAGATGCAAAGGAAGCTGAAGAAAAGGGAGCCCATTACATAGGAGTAGGAGCCATATTTCCTACTACCACAAAAAATGATGCCCAACATGTAGATTTAAATACTTTGTATCATATTCAATCCCATATTAATATTCCAATCTATGCCATAGGTGGAATTAATTTAGACAATGCATGTGAAATTTCAAATAAAAAAATACATGGAATAGCCATATCCTCATGTATTTTAAAAGCCAATTGCCCTAAAGAAGCATCCTCAACTTTAAAGAAATTATTTTAA
- a CDS encoding efflux RND transporter permease subunit translates to MACKFHLGDKRTKRFNDKQELAEYVQNVINENISGGKATVKLLANAAPSEAKVVMRVSGDNLDRLREVKNALEAEIAKIPGTSNIRDDMKDETFQLEVNVDEDKASNLGIRKYDIQKQINVALYGSKTSVYRKDGEQYNILIQSNIGNTSALENLEIKSSITGKKIPLKQFATVGIGSKLDSIGTYNGEQSVEILLNELPGYNAVAIENIIEYEVLPKVDTSGTKITFDGEREEMATTFGKVMLLAVCAVFLIYIVLLIQFRSFIQPLVILVTVPLSLIGSGIGLFIFKKPLSLTAVLGIIALIGLVVKNGILLLEYINDARKEGYNIDEACVDAVGKRFNAIILSALTTIVGLIPLAISGSGLFGPMAISLMFGLLVSTFLTMVVIPVIYSMIENFLENRNKEVLIKTEE, encoded by the coding sequence TTGGCTTGTAAATTTCATTTGGGAGACAAAAGGACGAAAAGGTTTAATGATAAGCAAGAATTAGCAGAATATGTACAGAATGTGATCAATGAAAATATTTCTGGTGGAAAAGCTACTGTGAAGCTTCTTGCAAATGCAGCGCCTTCAGAAGCAAAGGTTGTTATGAGGGTTTCAGGTGATAATTTAGATCGATTAAGAGAAGTAAAGAATGCACTAGAAGCTGAAATTGCAAAGATTCCAGGAACTTCAAATATAAGGGATGATATGAAGGATGAGACATTTCAGCTTGAAGTAAATGTAGATGAAGATAAGGCAAGTAATCTAGGCATTAGGAAATATGATATTCAAAAGCAAATAAACGTTGCTTTATATGGATCAAAGACTTCTGTTTATAGAAAAGATGGTGAACAATATAATATATTAATACAAAGTAATATAGGTAACACATCAGCACTAGAAAATCTTGAAATAAAATCTTCTATAACAGGTAAAAAGATACCACTGAAACAGTTTGCAACTGTAGGCATTGGCTCTAAACTAGACAGCATAGGTACTTATAATGGCGAACAATCTGTTGAAATACTACTAAATGAACTTCCAGGGTATAATGCTGTAGCAATTGAAAATATAATTGAATATGAGGTTTTACCAAAGGTAGATACATCTGGAACGAAGATTACCTTTGATGGAGAAAGAGAAGAAATGGCTACAACCTTTGGAAAGGTTATGTTACTGGCCGTATGTGCTGTATTCCTTATTTATATTGTTCTATTAATTCAGTTTAGGTCTTTTATACAGCCTCTTGTAATTCTTGTTACGGTACCACTTTCACTAATCGGTTCAGGTATAGGATTGTTTATATTTAAAAAGCCTTTGTCTTTAACAGCGGTTTTAGGGATTATTGCCCTTATAGGTCTGGTTGTTAAGAATGGTATATTACTCCTTGAGTATATTAATGATGCAAGAAAAGAAGGGTATAACATAGATGAAGCTTGTGTGGACGCTGTAGGGAAGAGATTTAATGCTATTATTCTTAGTGCACTGACTACTATTGTAGGTCTTATTCCTCTCGCTATTTCAGGAAGTGGTTTGTTTGGACCCATGGCAATATCGTTGATGTTTGGTCTTTTAGTTTCAACCTTCTTAACGATGGTTGTTATTCCTGTAATTTATAGTATGATTGAAAATTTTTTAGAAAATAGAAATAAAGAAGTATTAATTAAAACAGAGGAATAG